One region of Termitidicoccus mucosus genomic DNA includes:
- a CDS encoding CoF synthetase: protein MTTVDCIDVPLFANRADALGRASGELLPAPLESEIRRIYERSPLYGARFPLHEEPLQWGCYREIPALSKQEIVERGHTAFFDDYRLVERGLQEKRFEYESTSGTTAGPMTVIMEEGWWDAQTRRAYRAHPLLAPFADKPHRKCVLAPVGCSSNLCPYEDHPFPHRYFDGTVYLNLSSDPFVFPESEWDRIVVELQAVQPDILEGEPVYLSLLARAARKRGVSVPSIKVVILTYGKASLQHSQRVAEVFPAPQVDLYGSTEAGYLFVGEAFKDDSRVIDENAFVELAPWRGAADVFQIYVTTRGREAMPLLRYYTGDIVRRMPTGGFRLLGRERDLFFREDGAVVSASEIDAAIPAEFRCWHHSLVQTGESRWDFHYVADDTAPESLAGRIAEVLGGRTRVNAFRRRSITPAASGKFSLLKPL from the coding sequence GTGACCACTGTTGATTGCATTGATGTTCCTTTGTTTGCCAATCGCGCCGATGCGCTGGGGCGCGCCAGCGGCGAGCTTTTGCCCGCGCCGCTCGAATCCGAAATCCGGCGAATTTACGAGCGGAGCCCGCTTTACGGGGCGCGGTTCCCGTTGCACGAGGAGCCGTTGCAGTGGGGGTGCTACCGGGAGATCCCGGCACTTTCGAAGCAGGAAATCGTCGAGCGCGGCCACACGGCGTTTTTTGATGATTACCGTTTGGTGGAGCGCGGGTTGCAGGAGAAGCGGTTTGAGTATGAATCGACCTCCGGCACTACGGCGGGGCCGATGACGGTCATCATGGAGGAGGGTTGGTGGGACGCGCAGACGCGGCGCGCCTACCGGGCGCATCCGCTGCTGGCGCCGTTTGCGGACAAACCGCACCGGAAGTGCGTGCTGGCGCCGGTGGGGTGTTCGTCGAATCTCTGCCCGTATGAGGATCATCCGTTCCCGCACCGGTATTTCGACGGGACGGTTTATCTCAACTTGAGCAGCGACCCGTTTGTGTTTCCCGAGAGCGAGTGGGACCGGATCGTGGTGGAGTTGCAGGCGGTGCAGCCGGATATTCTGGAGGGCGAGCCGGTTTATTTGTCGCTGCTGGCGCGGGCGGCGCGGAAGCGCGGGGTCAGCGTGCCGAGCATCAAGGTGGTCATCCTGACCTACGGGAAGGCGAGCTTGCAGCACAGCCAGCGGGTGGCGGAGGTGTTTCCCGCGCCGCAGGTGGACCTGTATGGCTCGACCGAGGCGGGTTACCTTTTTGTGGGCGAGGCGTTTAAGGACGACTCGCGCGTGATTGACGAGAACGCCTTCGTGGAACTCGCGCCGTGGCGCGGGGCGGCGGATGTGTTTCAGATTTACGTGACGACGCGGGGGCGCGAGGCGATGCCGCTGTTGCGCTACTATACGGGCGACATCGTGCGGCGGATGCCCACGGGCGGGTTCCGGCTGCTGGGACGGGAGCGGGATTTGTTTTTCCGCGAGGACGGCGCGGTGGTGTCGGCCTCGGAAATCGACGCGGCCATCCCGGCGGAGTTCCGCTGCTGGCATCACAGCCTCGTGCAGACGGGCGAATCGCGCTGGGATTTCCACTACGTGGCGGACGATACCGCGCCGGAATCGCTGGCGGGGCGAATCGCGGAAGTGCTTGGCGGGCGGACGCGGGTGAATGCGTTCCGGCGCCGCTCCATCACGCCGGCGGCGAGTGGAAAATTCAGTCTCCTTAAGCCCCTCTGA
- the aspS gene encoding aspartate--tRNA ligase: MKSTHHCAQLTQADIGASVTLAGWVDTIRDQGGIIFIDLRDRKGVTQIKLEPLSNPGIAAAVASVKPESVIAVSGQVSARPEGTANPSLPTGAIEVEAAALEIFNISDTPPFPLDDAGGDKVNEDLRLTYRYLDLRRPKMRNNLRIRHRATKAIRDYFDAQEFIEVETPALFKSTPEGAREYLVPSRIHPGQFYALSQSPQQFKQILMVAGVERYFQIARCFRDEDLRADRQMEFTQVDVEASFIDREDVYRIFEGMLKKVWKDVLGTDIQTPFLRMPFTEAMNRFGVDKPDLRFGLELQDFSETFKSSAFKVFQSTVAKGGAVKALNAKSLADITQGEMKALEDAAKSLGAKGLAFIKVENGEWKSPIVKFFSDAEKAELTRRLDIAEGDIVFFAAAEWERACAILGRIRLDVAALLQKRGRLAIRHDDWKFLWVVDFPLMTYDEAENRYVATHHPFTAPVPEDAQYLDSDPKRVRGQHYDLVLNGMELGGGSIRIHQPALQKKVFEDVLKIPQDVVESRFGYMLKAFTYGAPPHGGIAFGLDRLVALLCGTTSIRDVIAFPKTQKGQCLMTQSPTPVTAKQLKDLHIQTVIPAAE; encoded by the coding sequence ATGAAGAGCACCCATCACTGTGCCCAACTCACCCAGGCCGACATCGGCGCGTCCGTCACGCTCGCCGGCTGGGTGGACACCATCCGCGACCAAGGCGGCATCATTTTCATCGACCTGCGCGACCGCAAGGGCGTCACGCAAATCAAACTCGAACCGCTCTCCAATCCCGGCATCGCCGCCGCCGTCGCCAGCGTCAAACCCGAGTCCGTCATCGCCGTCTCCGGCCAGGTCAGCGCCCGCCCCGAAGGCACCGCCAACCCCTCGCTTCCCACCGGCGCCATCGAGGTCGAGGCCGCCGCGCTGGAAATTTTCAACATCTCCGACACCCCGCCCTTCCCGCTCGACGACGCCGGCGGCGACAAGGTCAACGAGGACCTGCGCCTCACCTACCGCTACCTCGACCTGCGCCGTCCCAAGATGCGCAACAACCTCCGCATCCGCCACCGCGCCACCAAGGCCATCCGCGATTATTTCGACGCGCAGGAATTCATCGAGGTCGAGACGCCCGCGCTCTTCAAATCCACGCCCGAGGGCGCGCGCGAATACCTCGTGCCCTCGCGCATCCACCCCGGCCAGTTCTACGCGCTCTCGCAGTCGCCGCAACAGTTCAAGCAAATCCTCATGGTCGCCGGCGTGGAACGCTACTTCCAGATCGCGCGCTGCTTCCGCGACGAGGACCTGCGCGCCGACCGCCAGATGGAGTTTACGCAGGTGGACGTCGAGGCGTCGTTCATCGACCGCGAGGACGTTTACCGCATCTTCGAGGGCATGCTGAAAAAGGTTTGGAAGGACGTGCTCGGCACCGACATCCAGACTCCCTTCCTGCGCATGCCGTTCACCGAGGCGATGAACCGCTTCGGCGTGGACAAACCCGACCTGCGCTTCGGCCTCGAACTCCAGGATTTCTCCGAAACCTTCAAAAGCTCCGCCTTCAAGGTCTTCCAGTCCACGGTCGCCAAGGGCGGCGCGGTCAAGGCGCTCAACGCCAAGAGCCTCGCCGACATCACGCAAGGCGAGATGAAGGCGCTCGAGGACGCCGCCAAGTCGCTCGGCGCGAAAGGCCTCGCCTTCATCAAGGTTGAAAACGGCGAATGGAAATCGCCCATCGTGAAGTTTTTCTCCGATGCGGAAAAAGCCGAGCTGACCCGGCGCCTCGACATCGCCGAGGGCGACATCGTCTTCTTCGCCGCCGCCGAATGGGAGCGCGCCTGCGCCATCCTCGGACGCATCCGCCTCGACGTCGCCGCGCTGCTCCAGAAACGCGGCCGGCTCGCCATCCGCCACGACGACTGGAAATTCCTCTGGGTGGTCGATTTCCCGCTCATGACCTACGACGAGGCGGAGAACCGCTACGTCGCCACGCACCATCCCTTCACCGCACCCGTGCCGGAGGACGCACAATATCTAGACAGCGACCCGAAGCGCGTGCGCGGCCAGCACTACGACCTCGTGCTGAACGGCATGGAACTCGGCGGCGGCTCGATCCGCATCCACCAGCCGGCGTTGCAGAAAAAGGTGTTCGAGGACGTGCTGAAAATCCCGCAGGACGTGGTGGAAAGCCGCTTCGGCTACATGCTGAAGGCGTTCACCTACGGCGCGCCCCCGCATGGCGGCATCGCCTTCGGGCTCGACCGCCTCGTGGCGCTCCTGTGCGGCACGACGAGCATCCGCGACGTCATCGCGTTCCCGAAGACGCAAAAAGGCCAGTGCCTGATGACCCAAAGCCCGACGCCCGTCACCGCGAAACAACTCAAGGACCTGCACATCCAGACCGTGATCCCGGCGGCGGAATAA
- a CDS encoding succinate dehydrogenase cytochrome b subunit codes for MKSIVNLFKSSIGRKFLMALTGLVLVGFVAGHLVGNLQIFSHPDKINGYAHFLQSLGPALWGIRAFLLLCVVIHVWAALTLMIESKAARGPEKYGVHKWLQAAFASRYMRLTGLVVLAFIVYHILHFTVGVAQHATFKTQLAEYTMHDGFHLLGFPIVDAGQHVHDVYSMVFLGFMNPWVSAFYIVAVGLLTLHLLHGIDSLFQTFGWRNHRWSCCLRKLVALFCLVYFLGNLAIPGSILTGLVKPAPGTTAALVCAAGGPACCSAGHAGAK; via the coding sequence ATGAAATCCATCGTCAACTTGTTCAAATCTTCCATCGGCCGAAAATTTCTCATGGCCCTGACCGGCCTCGTGCTGGTGGGCTTTGTAGCGGGCCACTTGGTCGGCAATTTGCAGATCTTCTCCCATCCGGACAAGATCAACGGCTACGCGCACTTCCTCCAGTCGCTCGGGCCCGCGCTTTGGGGCATCCGGGCGTTTCTGCTCCTGTGCGTGGTCATCCACGTGTGGGCTGCGCTCACGCTCATGATTGAGAGCAAGGCCGCCCGCGGTCCCGAGAAATACGGGGTGCACAAGTGGCTTCAGGCCGCCTTCGCGTCGCGCTACATGCGCCTGACCGGCCTCGTGGTGCTGGCCTTTATCGTTTACCACATCCTCCATTTCACCGTCGGCGTCGCGCAGCACGCCACCTTCAAGACCCAGCTCGCCGAATACACGATGCACGACGGCTTCCACCTGCTCGGCTTCCCCATCGTCGACGCCGGCCAGCATGTGCATGATGTTTACAGCATGGTGTTTCTCGGGTTCATGAACCCGTGGGTGTCGGCCTTTTACATCGTGGCCGTCGGCTTGCTCACGCTGCATCTCCTGCACGGCATCGACTCGCTCTTCCAGACCTTCGGCTGGCGCAATCACCGATGGTCCTGCTGCCTGCGAAAACTCGTCGCCCTCTTCTGCCTCGTGTATTTCCTCGGCAACCTCGCCATTCCCGGCTCCATCCTCACCGGCCTCGTGAAACCCGCGCCGGGCACCACCGCCGCGCTGGTTTGCGCCGCCGGCGGCCCGGCCTGCTGCTCCGCCGGCCACGCCGGCGCGAAGTAA
- a CDS encoding DNA cytosine methyltransferase gives MPIPIIDLFAGPGGLGEGFSAFRHQGIAVFKIGLSIEKDPLAHQTLELRAFFRQFPDKQAPSEYYQRLSGLISREALFEKFSDEAENARREAWHAELGSKNFSSETVDKRIRDTIGQSKDWVLIGGPPCQAYSLVGRSRRKNDPTFASDEKHLLYQQYLRILAMHRPPVFVMENVKGMLSATVNEAGIFQKIRGDLSEPLKAVPEANQAVPLGYKLFSLVCNQPDLLGEIPPQNFVVRAEEYGIPQARHRVILLGIRSDWPHIPDILRRAKKQIPIEKAISDLPRLRSGLSKEDDSGENWLAAIRALAGSSALAESAVTPALRWAIKKVLSNMSDKLQRGSEFVTGTPAPKFAKTWLRDPKLKGFCNHVTRGHIREDLHRYLFAAQFARLMNQTPSLEHFPSELLPDHENVDEAITGAMFNDRFRVQRRRRPSTTITSHISKDGHYFIHYDPAQCRSLTVREAARLQTFPDNYFFEGPRTAQYHQVGNAVPPLLAYQIARIVARLFVANS, from the coding sequence ATGCCCATTCCAATAATCGATCTATTTGCCGGACCTGGTGGCTTGGGTGAAGGCTTTTCTGCGTTCCGGCACCAAGGAATAGCTGTGTTCAAGATTGGCCTGTCCATTGAAAAAGATCCGCTTGCCCATCAAACACTTGAACTGCGTGCTTTTTTTCGCCAATTCCCGGATAAGCAAGCCCCTTCAGAATATTATCAACGCCTGTCCGGCTTAATTTCACGAGAAGCTCTATTCGAAAAATTCTCCGATGAAGCGGAAAACGCCAGACGTGAAGCATGGCACGCGGAATTGGGTTCAAAAAATTTTTCTTCTGAAACCGTGGACAAACGAATACGCGATACCATTGGCCAATCCAAAGATTGGGTTCTTATCGGAGGGCCGCCTTGTCAGGCATATTCCCTTGTAGGCCGTTCACGGCGAAAAAATGATCCAACATTCGCCTCTGACGAAAAGCATCTGCTCTATCAGCAATACCTTCGTATCCTAGCCATGCACCGACCGCCTGTGTTCGTAATGGAAAATGTTAAGGGCATGTTGTCCGCCACCGTGAACGAGGCAGGTATCTTTCAAAAAATCAGGGGAGATCTTTCCGAACCGCTGAAAGCTGTTCCCGAGGCGAATCAAGCAGTACCATTGGGTTACAAGTTGTTTTCGTTGGTGTGCAATCAACCTGATCTGCTGGGCGAAATCCCGCCGCAGAATTTCGTCGTCCGGGCGGAAGAATATGGCATTCCGCAAGCCCGCCATCGCGTCATCCTGCTTGGCATACGCTCTGACTGGCCGCACATACCTGACATATTGCGCCGAGCAAAAAAACAAATTCCCATTGAAAAAGCCATCAGTGACCTTCCACGTTTGCGCAGCGGATTGTCCAAAGAGGATGACAGTGGAGAAAACTGGCTCGCCGCCATTCGGGCACTCGCCGGATCATCTGCCTTGGCTGAATCTGCCGTGACCCCTGCTTTACGGTGGGCCATCAAAAAGGTATTGAGCAACATGAGCGATAAACTACAGCGCGGCAGCGAATTTGTTACCGGAACTCCTGCGCCAAAGTTTGCAAAAACTTGGTTGCGCGATCCAAAGCTCAAGGGCTTCTGTAATCACGTCACACGCGGCCACATTCGGGAGGACTTACATCGTTATCTTTTTGCCGCACAGTTTGCTCGGCTAATGAATCAAACACCCAGCTTGGAGCATTTTCCATCCGAACTTCTGCCTGACCATGAAAATGTTGATGAAGCCATCACCGGAGCCATGTTTAATGATCGCTTCCGAGTCCAACGCCGTCGTCGTCCATCCACAACCATCACTTCGCATATTTCCAAAGATGGACATTATTTCATTCACTATGATCCTGCTCAATGTCGTAGCCTGACTGTGCGAGAAGCAGCGCGGTTACAGACATTCCCAGATAATTATTTTTTCGAAGGGCCACGCACTGCGCAATACCATCAAGTCGGCAACGCCGTGCCCCCTTTGCTTGCATATCAAATTGCCCGTATTGTTGCCCGACTTTTTGTGGCAAATTCTTGA
- a CDS encoding succinate dehydrogenase/fumarate reductase iron-sulfur subunit, translating to MSVTLRVWRQAGPAEPGKFVEYQAKNCNPNMSFLEMLDVVNDELVHAGEEPIAFAHDCREGICGTCSLVIDGKPHGPHKGIASCQTYMRSFADGAVITVEPFRAKPFPVIKDLVTDRSAFDKIQQSGGFISIRTGAAPDANSIPVPKDNAELAMDAAACIGCGACVAACKNASAMLFVAAKVSQFALLPQGQPERAKRVLAMVGKMDELGFGSCTNQYECSAACPKQISHDFIARLNREYIKATFSTAFKPVSEAGGGAG from the coding sequence ATCTCCGTCACCCTGCGCGTCTGGCGCCAGGCCGGCCCCGCCGAGCCCGGCAAGTTCGTCGAATACCAAGCGAAGAACTGCAACCCCAACATGTCCTTCCTTGAAATGCTCGACGTCGTGAACGACGAGCTCGTGCACGCCGGCGAGGAGCCCATCGCCTTTGCGCACGACTGCCGCGAAGGCATCTGCGGCACCTGCTCGCTCGTCATCGACGGCAAGCCGCACGGCCCGCACAAGGGCATCGCCTCCTGCCAGACCTACATGCGCAGCTTCGCCGACGGCGCGGTCATCACCGTCGAGCCCTTCCGCGCGAAACCCTTCCCGGTCATCAAGGACCTCGTCACCGACCGCTCGGCCTTCGACAAGATCCAGCAGTCCGGCGGCTTCATCAGCATCCGCACCGGCGCGGCGCCCGACGCCAACTCCATCCCCGTGCCGAAGGACAACGCCGAGCTCGCGATGGACGCCGCCGCGTGCATCGGCTGCGGCGCCTGCGTGGCCGCCTGCAAGAACGCCAGCGCCATGCTCTTCGTCGCGGCGAAAGTCTCCCAGTTCGCCCTGCTTCCCCAAGGCCAGCCCGAGCGCGCCAAGCGCGTCCTCGCCATGGTGGGCAAGATGGACGAGCTCGGCTTCGGCAGCTGCACCAACCAATACGAATGCAGCGCCGCGTGCCCGAAGCAGATCAGCCACGACTTCATCGCGCGCCTGAATCGCGAATACATCAAGGCCACCTTCAGCACCGCCTTCAAGCCCGTGAGCGAGGCCGGCGGCGGCGCGGGCTGA
- a CDS encoding fumarate reductase/succinate dehydrogenase flavoprotein subunit: protein MANLESKIPSGPLATKWSSFKSESLKLVNPANKRKYEVIVVGAGLAGASAAATLAELGYKVKCFIFHDSPRRAHSIAAQGGINAAKNYQNDGDSVYRLFYDTIKGGDYRSREANVHRLAEVSVNIIDQCAAQGVPFAREYGGLLANRSFGGAQVSRTFYARGQTGQQLLLGAYSALMKEAGRNAVQIFPNEEMSELVIIDGQAKGIITRNLNTGEIRRWAADAVILATGGYGNVFNLATYARNSNATAIWRAYKRGACFANPCFTQIHPTCIPVSGDYQSKLTLMSESLRNDGRIWVPKKADDCGKIPATIPEEDRDYYLERIYPSFGNLAPRDVSSRAAKRMCDEGRGVGEGGRGVYLDFADAINRLGENVVRERYGNLFDIYHEITNENAYKTPMRIYPAVHYTMGGLWVDYNLMSNVPGLFVLGEANFSDHGANRLGASALMQGLADGYFVIPYTIGNYLATQKPNSRPATDRAEFADAEKAVRDINNRLLAANGKESVAHFHKRLGLIMWENCGMARTKETLEKALREIPLLREEYWANVKVPGAGAGLNQSLENAWRVADYMELAELMCRDALTREESCGGHFREEYQYPDGECKRDDVNFAHVAAWEYQGPGKTPLRNTEPLGYETVKMSVRSYK from the coding sequence ATGGCCAACCTCGAATCCAAGATTCCCTCCGGCCCCCTCGCCACCAAATGGAGCAGCTTCAAGTCCGAGTCGCTCAAGCTCGTCAACCCCGCCAACAAGCGCAAATACGAAGTCATCGTCGTCGGCGCGGGGCTTGCTGGCGCCTCCGCCGCGGCCACCCTCGCCGAACTCGGCTACAAGGTGAAGTGCTTCATCTTCCACGACAGCCCCCGCCGCGCCCACTCCATCGCCGCCCAGGGTGGCATCAACGCCGCCAAGAACTACCAGAATGACGGCGACAGCGTCTACCGCCTTTTCTACGACACCATCAAGGGCGGCGACTACCGCTCCCGCGAGGCCAACGTCCACCGCCTCGCCGAGGTCTCGGTCAACATCATCGACCAATGCGCCGCGCAAGGCGTCCCCTTCGCCCGCGAATACGGCGGCCTCCTCGCCAACCGCTCCTTCGGCGGCGCGCAAGTCTCCCGCACCTTCTACGCCCGCGGCCAGACCGGCCAGCAGCTCCTCCTCGGCGCCTACTCCGCGCTCATGAAGGAAGCCGGCCGCAACGCCGTGCAAATCTTCCCCAACGAGGAAATGTCCGAGCTCGTCATCATCGACGGCCAGGCCAAGGGCATCATCACCCGCAACCTCAACACCGGCGAAATCCGCCGCTGGGCCGCCGACGCCGTCATCCTCGCCACCGGCGGCTACGGCAACGTCTTCAACCTCGCCACCTACGCCCGCAACTCCAACGCCACCGCCATCTGGCGCGCCTACAAGCGCGGCGCCTGCTTCGCCAACCCCTGCTTCACCCAAATCCACCCCACCTGCATCCCCGTCTCCGGCGACTACCAGTCGAAGCTGACCCTCATGTCCGAATCGCTCCGCAACGACGGACGCATCTGGGTGCCGAAAAAAGCCGACGACTGCGGCAAAATCCCCGCCACCATCCCCGAGGAAGACCGCGACTATTATCTCGAGCGCATCTACCCGAGCTTCGGCAACCTCGCCCCCCGCGACGTCTCCTCCCGCGCCGCCAAGCGCATGTGCGACGAAGGCCGCGGCGTCGGTGAAGGCGGGCGCGGCGTTTACCTCGACTTTGCCGACGCCATCAACCGCCTCGGCGAAAACGTCGTCCGCGAACGCTACGGCAACCTCTTCGACATCTACCACGAGATCACCAACGAAAACGCCTACAAGACGCCCATGCGCATCTACCCCGCCGTCCACTACACCATGGGCGGCCTCTGGGTGGATTATAACCTGATGTCGAACGTCCCCGGCCTCTTCGTCCTCGGCGAGGCCAACTTCTCCGACCACGGCGCGAACCGCCTCGGCGCCTCCGCCCTCATGCAGGGCCTGGCCGACGGCTACTTCGTCATCCCCTACACCATCGGCAACTACCTCGCCACCCAGAAACCCAACTCCCGCCCCGCCACCGACCGCGCCGAGTTTGCCGACGCCGAGAAAGCCGTCCGCGACATCAACAACCGCCTCCTCGCCGCCAACGGCAAGGAATCCGTCGCCCATTTCCACAAGCGCCTCGGCCTCATCATGTGGGAAAACTGCGGCATGGCCCGCACCAAGGAGACCCTCGAAAAAGCCCTCCGCGAAATCCCCCTCCTCCGCGAGGAATACTGGGCCAACGTCAAGGTCCCCGGCGCCGGCGCCGGCCTCAACCAATCCCTTGAAAACGCCTGGCGCGTGGCCGACTACATGGAACTAGCCGAACTGATGTGCCGCGACGCGCTCACCCGCGAGGAAAGCTGCGGCGGCCACTTCCGCGAGGAATACCAATACCCGGACGGCGAGTGCAAACGTGACGACGTCAATTTCGCGCACGTCGCCGCCTGGGAATACCAAGGCCCCGGCAAGACGCCCCTCCGCAACACCGAGCCGCTCGGCTACGAAACCGTCAAGATGAGCGTGCGCTCCTACAAGTAA
- a CDS encoding very short patch repair endonuclease, with protein sequence MPDIYTKAERSAVMARIRGSGNKGTELRLIAFFHAHRICGWRRGIPLFGKPDFVFRTLRLAVFVDGCFWHGCPRHGTQPASNAKFWREKIKRNKARDKEVNRTLRAKGWHVMRIWEHELARKNEGRLLAKFKRTGLPQ encoded by the coding sequence ATGCCAGACATTTATACCAAGGCAGAACGCTCCGCCGTGATGGCGCGAATACGCGGCTCGGGCAACAAGGGCACCGAACTGCGGCTCATTGCATTTTTTCACGCGCATCGCATTTGCGGATGGCGGCGCGGCATTCCGCTTTTCGGAAAACCGGATTTTGTGTTTCGCACGTTGAGGCTGGCGGTGTTTGTCGACGGCTGTTTCTGGCACGGCTGTCCGCGCCACGGCACGCAGCCGGCCAGCAATGCGAAGTTTTGGCGCGAGAAGATCAAGCGCAACAAAGCGCGCGACAAGGAAGTGAATCGGACGTTGCGCGCGAAGGGCTGGCACGTGATGCGCATCTGGGAGCATGAGTTGGCGCGAAAAAACGAAGGGCGGCTGCTGGCAAAATTCAAGAGGACGGGGTTGCCTCAATAA
- the pap gene encoding polyphosphate:AMP phosphotransferase has product MAHSGETTRMSKKAYDDALPRLREQLVQMQVRLKQFPFKVMLIVAGLEGSGRSEYINTLTGWLDPRGVETFAFMEPSDEERERPFMWRFWRNLPANGCIGIYIGSWYAEALRGNSRRGKRARDDAHDLLKHIGQFEKLLTDNGTLIIKLWLHVSKANQGRHLRALEKNRDTAWRVTPEHWYQHRSYDRLARASRYVLDQTHTPAAPWVVLDIEDERARNLTLTEILIKRFDEHRRMLGARETAVPRPKPVPRAVTAAGRRRLGALPLDQELTEQEYRDKREKWLGRLHRAVRGAQDAKRSVVFVFEGWDAAGKGGSIRRLVSAIDARAYRVIPVAKPTDEEKAHHYLWRFWRCLPRDGRVTVFDRSWYGRVLVERVEGFARADEWHRAYDEINDFEQQLVEHGAVVVKFWLHISKDEQLRRFRLRERTPYKRHKINAEDWRNRRKWTAYEAALSDMFALTETPAAPWHLIPANNKQYARLQVLRLACKQIEAALKTKR; this is encoded by the coding sequence ATGGCACATTCGGGCGAAACCACACGCATGTCGAAAAAGGCCTACGACGATGCGCTTCCGCGACTGCGCGAGCAGCTCGTGCAAATGCAGGTGCGGCTGAAGCAATTCCCCTTCAAGGTCATGCTGATCGTCGCCGGTCTCGAAGGCTCGGGCCGCAGCGAATACATCAACACGCTCACCGGCTGGCTCGACCCGCGCGGGGTCGAGACCTTCGCCTTCATGGAGCCGTCCGACGAGGAGCGCGAGCGGCCCTTCATGTGGCGCTTCTGGCGCAACCTGCCCGCCAACGGCTGCATCGGCATCTACATCGGCTCGTGGTATGCCGAGGCGCTGCGCGGAAACAGCCGCCGCGGCAAGCGCGCCCGGGACGATGCGCACGACCTGCTCAAGCACATCGGCCAGTTTGAAAAACTGCTCACCGACAACGGCACGCTCATCATCAAACTCTGGCTGCACGTCTCGAAAGCCAACCAAGGCAGACACCTTCGCGCGCTCGAAAAAAACCGGGACACCGCGTGGCGCGTGACGCCCGAGCATTGGTATCAGCACCGCAGCTACGACCGCCTCGCGCGCGCCTCGCGTTACGTGCTCGACCAGACGCACACGCCCGCCGCGCCCTGGGTCGTGCTCGACATCGAGGACGAGCGGGCGCGCAACCTCACGCTCACCGAAATCCTCATCAAGCGTTTCGACGAGCATCGCCGCATGCTCGGCGCGAGGGAGACCGCCGTCCCGCGCCCGAAGCCGGTCCCCCGCGCCGTCACCGCCGCCGGCCGCCGCCGCCTCGGCGCTCTTCCGCTCGACCAGGAACTCACCGAGCAGGAATACCGCGACAAACGCGAAAAATGGCTCGGTCGCCTCCACCGCGCCGTGCGCGGCGCGCAGGACGCGAAGCGCTCGGTCGTGTTTGTCTTCGAGGGCTGGGATGCCGCCGGCAAAGGCGGCTCCATCCGCCGCCTCGTCAGCGCCATCGACGCGCGCGCCTATCGCGTCATCCCGGTCGCGAAGCCCACCGACGAGGAAAAGGCGCATCATTATCTCTGGCGTTTCTGGCGCTGTCTGCCGCGCGACGGACGCGTGACGGTTTTCGACCGGTCCTGGTATGGCCGCGTGCTCGTGGAGCGGGTGGAGGGTTTCGCCCGCGCGGACGAATGGCACCGCGCCTACGACGAGATCAACGACTTCGAGCAGCAGCTCGTCGAGCACGGCGCCGTCGTGGTGAAATTCTGGCTGCACATCAGCAAGGATGAGCAGCTGCGCCGATTCCGCCTGCGCGAGCGCACGCCCTACAAGCGCCACAAGATCAATGCCGAGGATTGGCGCAACCGCCGCAAGTGGACCGCCTACGAGGCCGCGCTGTCGGACATGTTTGCCCTCACCGAGACGCCGGCCGCCCCGTGGCACCTGATCCCCGCCAACAACAAGCAATACGCCCGCCTGCAAGTCCTGCGCCTGGCCTGCAAACAGATCGAGGCCGCGCTGAAAACGAAGCGGTAA